In one Niallia taxi genomic region, the following are encoded:
- a CDS encoding helix-turn-helix domain-containing protein translates to MIGDRVKKLRLEKRMSLSELAEQAGVAKSYLSSLERNLQSNPSIQFLEKIASVFNVPVDHLINEQQNKDDLDTEWLKIVKEAMDSGVSKAEFREFLEYNKWRIEQKK, encoded by the coding sequence ATGATCGGTGATCGTGTTAAAAAACTTCGCTTAGAAAAAAGAATGTCATTGTCAGAACTTGCTGAACAAGCAGGTGTTGCAAAATCTTATTTAAGTTCCTTGGAGCGCAATCTCCAGTCAAATCCATCCATACAGTTTTTAGAAAAAATTGCTTCTGTTTTTAATGTTCCAGTCGACCATCTTATAAATGAGCAGCAAAATAAAGATGATCTTGACACAGAGTGGCTGAAAATCGTAAAAGAAGCAATGGACTCTGGTGTTTCCAAAGCTGAATTCCGAGAGTTTCTTGAATATAATAAATGGAGAATTGAACAAAAAAAATAG
- a CDS encoding helix-turn-helix domain-containing protein, whose protein sequence is MVGTALKRLRLEKGYSINELSDRAGVSKSYLSYIERGIQKNPSLQVLSKLASTLDTHVEELLETNPTSTDNLDSEWVNLVEEAIKEGITKDEFSCYLEFIKFKKSSAD, encoded by the coding sequence ATGGTTGGTACAGCACTGAAAAGATTGCGGTTAGAAAAAGGCTACTCGATCAATGAGCTATCTGACCGGGCAGGTGTCTCTAAGTCTTACTTGAGCTATATTGAACGGGGAATTCAGAAGAATCCTTCATTACAGGTCCTTTCAAAGCTTGCTTCTACCCTTGACACACACGTGGAAGAGTTACTCGAAACAAATCCAACTTCAACAGACAACTTGGATTCAGAATGGGTAAACTTAGTAGAGGAAGCCATTAAGGAAGGAATAACAAAAGATGAGTTTTCTTGCTACCTGGAGTTCATCAAATTCAAAAAGTCATCTGCAGATTGA
- a CDS encoding YtxH domain-containing protein, with amino-acid sequence MAQISLVKGILLGGLIGASLSMLDKQTRKNSMYKMRNLKSSFTDFDSMSSSITDTSEKVKLTAEKVSSDVAFIMEKVEELKEVTPTIASIVKETKDAFTSDSIHEEEYKPHGLTSSISSTSSTQYLPQYTH; translated from the coding sequence ATGGCACAGATTAGCTTAGTGAAAGGGATTTTATTAGGCGGTTTGATAGGAGCTTCTTTAAGTATGCTTGATAAACAAACGAGGAAGAATTCTATGTACAAAATGAGGAATCTAAAATCCTCCTTCACCGATTTTGACTCAATGAGCTCAAGTATCACAGATACATCTGAAAAGGTAAAGCTAACAGCTGAGAAGGTTTCTAGCGATGTTGCATTTATTATGGAAAAGGTCGAGGAGCTAAAAGAGGTTACACCGACAATCGCAAGCATTGTGAAGGAAACGAAGGATGCTTTCACTTCAGACAGTATACATGAGGAGGAGTACAAGCCGCATGGATTAACATCAAGCATATCAAGCACTTCAAGCACACAGTACTTGCCTCAGTATACACACTAA
- a CDS encoding DUF1128 domain-containing protein has translation MNLEIKSTENVEYMIEQIKEKLKVLNFGAIKPTHFDEEMYVELKEIYEHIMKRDSFSPNEMQALAEELGNLRKK, from the coding sequence GTGAACTTAGAAATTAAATCAACTGAAAATGTGGAATATATGATTGAACAAATAAAGGAAAAGCTGAAGGTGCTAAATTTTGGCGCAATCAAACCTACACATTTTGATGAAGAAATGTATGTGGAGTTAAAGGAAATTTATGAGCATATTATGAAAAGAGATTCTTTTAGCCCAAATGAAATGCAGGCATTAGCTGAGGAATTAGGAAACTTGCGTAAGAAATAA
- the treR gene encoding trehalose operon repressor, with the protein MNKYLVIFEEIETAIRNGKYAPNSILPSENELAERYDTSRETIRKALNILAQKGYIQKLRGKGSLVLDMQKLQFPISGLVSFKELAEKMGSSSVTHIESFAKNVPTAVLQKEMNLKKDESIWEVSRIREINKEKIILDKDYIVERFVPGLTKEICSHSIFDYIEKDLKLKIGFARKEFTVEIPTEEDYRLLDLEGFQAIVVVKNYIYFENATLFQYTESRHRPDKFRFVDFARRNE; encoded by the coding sequence ATGAATAAATACTTAGTAATATTTGAAGAAATTGAAACAGCGATAAGAAATGGGAAATATGCACCAAACAGTATACTGCCTTCTGAAAATGAATTAGCGGAGCGGTATGATACATCAAGAGAAACAATTCGTAAAGCATTAAATATTCTTGCTCAGAAGGGGTATATTCAAAAATTGCGCGGAAAAGGTTCTCTAGTACTAGATATGCAAAAGCTGCAGTTTCCAATATCAGGACTTGTGAGCTTTAAGGAATTAGCTGAAAAAATGGGCAGCAGCTCTGTCACTCATATTGAAAGCTTTGCTAAAAATGTACCTACAGCAGTTCTCCAAAAGGAAATGAATCTTAAAAAGGATGAATCCATTTGGGAAGTATCACGTATCAGGGAAATAAATAAAGAAAAAATCATTCTTGATAAAGACTATATTGTGGAAAGATTTGTTCCTGGACTCACAAAGGAAATCTGCAGTCATTCGATCTTCGATTATATCGAAAAGGATTTGAAGCTGAAGATCGGTTTTGCGAGAAAAGAATTTACGGTTGAGATTCCAACAGAAGAGGATTATCGGCTCCTTGATTTAGAAGGATTTCAAGCGATTGTTGTCGTGAAGAATTATATCTATTTTGAAAACGCTACCCTTTTCCAATATACTGAATCGAGACATAGACCAGATAAGTTCAGGTTTGTTGATTTTGCAAGGCGTAATGAATAA
- a CDS encoding anti-repressor SinI family protein, with translation MIEEKLVVEELDTEWIQLMKEAKKIGLDIKDVRNFINND, from the coding sequence GTGATAGAGGAAAAATTAGTTGTAGAAGAACTAGACACAGAATGGATTCAGTTAATGAAGGAAGCAAAAAAAATAGGACTGGACATAAAAGATGTGCGTAATTTCATCAATAACGATTAG
- a CDS encoding type 1 glutamine amidotransferase domain-containing protein has protein sequence MSKIATLITNMFEDSEYTEPAKSFKEAGHEVVTIEFEAGKTVTGKQKEAEVKIDKSIDDVTPDEFDALFIPGGFSPDQLRGDDRAVAFAKSFMDSNKPVFAICHGPQLLITAKTLEGRNATGYKSIKVDMEYAGATYKDEEVVVCGGQLVTSRTPEDIPAFTRESLKLLEK, from the coding sequence ATGAGTAAAATTGCAACATTAATAACTAATATGTTCGAGGATTCAGAGTATACGGAGCCGGCAAAGTCCTTCAAGGAAGCTGGACACGAGGTAGTGACAATTGAGTTCGAAGCAGGAAAAACAGTGACAGGCAAACAAAAGGAAGCGGAAGTAAAAATCGATAAAAGTATCGATGATGTTACTCCAGATGAGTTTGATGCGTTGTTTATTCCTGGTGGATTTTCGCCTGACCAGCTCCGTGGAGATGATCGTGCTGTTGCATTCGCAAAATCCTTTATGGACAGCAATAAACCAGTATTCGCAATCTGTCACGGACCACAGCTATTGATTACAGCTAAAACATTAGAAGGAAGAAATGCAACTGGGTACAAGTCTATTAAAGTAGACATGGAATATGCAGGCGCAACTTATAAAGATGAAGAGGTAGTGGTTTGCGGCGGCCAGCTTGTGACAAGCAGAACACCAGAGGATATTCCTGCATTTACTAGAGAATCTTTAAAGCTTCTTGAGAAATAA
- a CDS encoding low molecular weight protein-tyrosine-phosphatase, whose amino-acid sequence MEVRVLFICLGNICRSPMAEAIFRDLVKKEKLQDHITCDSAGTGGWHTGNPPHQGTREILKKNLISDTGILARQLQIADLDSFDYLIAMDNSNRENIRLLNEQLEEIEVHLLMDFAENRVYEEVPDPYYTGNFDEVYKMVTDGCRGLLRSIRNKYHL is encoded by the coding sequence ATGGAAGTTCGTGTGTTATTTATTTGCCTAGGAAATATTTGTCGGTCACCAATGGCAGAGGCAATATTTCGGGATCTTGTCAAAAAAGAAAAGCTGCAAGACCACATTACATGCGATTCAGCAGGTACTGGCGGATGGCATACAGGGAATCCGCCGCATCAAGGAACAAGAGAAATATTGAAAAAGAACTTGATTAGCGATACAGGAATATTGGCAAGGCAGCTGCAAATAGCTGATTTGGACAGCTTCGACTATTTAATTGCGATGGATAACAGCAATCGGGAAAATATCAGGCTTTTAAATGAACAACTCGAAGAAATTGAAGTCCATTTACTGATGGATTTTGCAGAAAATCGGGTATATGAAGAAGTACCTGACCCTTATTATACTGGCAACTTTGATGAGGTATACAAGATGGTAACAGATGGTTGTAGGGGATTGCTGAGAAGCATCAGGAATAAATACCATTTGTAA
- a CDS encoding heavy metal translocating P-type ATPase has translation MLTETKPITQQAPAPKSPLLEKVLPHLELIAAGICGLLILTGWLLDHYQSEALSTISYILAFIIGGFAKAKEGIEETIENKALNVEMLMVFAAIGSAIIGYWTEGAVLIFIFAVSGALETYTMNKSHKEISALMNLQPEKAWKVMADGSVELIPVASLSINDRILIKPGERVPADGRILSGETAIDEAAITGESLPVTKNITDEVFAGTVNISGSVTVEITKNADETLFQKIIALVQSAQSEKSPAQAFIEKFEGTYVKVVLAIVVIMMFLPHFVLGWSWNETFYRAMILLVVASPCALVASIMPATLSAISNGARNGILFKGGVHLENLAAVQAIAFDKTGTLTKGNPTVTDIYVKEGYKKETVLLYAASIENHSNHPLAKAIVESAAATLQKPLLALANVQNSSGWGVTANIDGVEWKIGKADFVGTSEAKSFHASIYDQLSLEGKTVVFIATNDEIIACIGLKDIVRKETQAAIQLLKDYQIHTLMLTGDSEKTAHAIAKESSVHEYIAECLPEQKVDHIKALKNRYGMVAMVGDGINDAPALATAQVGIAMGGGTDVALETADIVLMKNDLPKIAEAIKLSKRMNRIVKQNVVFSISVIMLLIISNLLQAVDLPFGVIGHEGSTILVILNSLRLLRS, from the coding sequence ATGTTGACGGAAACAAAACCAATCACACAACAAGCACCTGCACCTAAGTCACCCTTGTTAGAAAAGGTCCTGCCACATCTGGAACTGATTGCTGCAGGAATATGCGGGCTGTTGATTCTTACAGGCTGGCTGCTTGATCACTATCAATCAGAAGCACTATCCACTATCTCGTATATACTCGCATTTATAATCGGCGGCTTCGCTAAAGCAAAGGAAGGTATTGAAGAGACGATTGAAAACAAAGCATTAAATGTCGAGATGTTGATGGTGTTTGCTGCTATTGGCTCGGCAATTATTGGCTATTGGACAGAGGGAGCTGTACTGATCTTTATTTTCGCTGTAAGCGGGGCTCTCGAAACATATACAATGAATAAAAGTCATAAAGAAATATCTGCATTGATGAATCTTCAGCCTGAAAAGGCATGGAAGGTTATGGCTGATGGTTCAGTAGAGCTTATTCCTGTTGCTTCCCTTTCCATCAATGACCGAATTTTAATAAAGCCAGGCGAAAGGGTGCCAGCAGATGGAAGGATACTTTCAGGCGAAACGGCAATAGATGAAGCAGCTATAACTGGCGAATCACTGCCTGTAACGAAAAATATTACTGATGAAGTTTTCGCTGGGACAGTAAATATCAGCGGCTCTGTGACAGTTGAAATAACTAAAAATGCTGATGAAACACTTTTCCAAAAAATTATTGCACTTGTCCAGTCGGCTCAAAGTGAAAAGTCACCTGCCCAAGCATTTATAGAAAAGTTTGAAGGCACTTATGTAAAGGTAGTGTTAGCCATTGTTGTCATCATGATGTTCCTGCCTCATTTCGTATTAGGCTGGAGTTGGAATGAAACATTCTACAGAGCGATGATTCTCCTTGTTGTTGCTTCACCTTGCGCACTTGTGGCAAGCATCATGCCTGCGACTTTGTCTGCCATTTCTAACGGCGCACGAAACGGAATATTGTTTAAAGGCGGCGTCCATTTAGAAAATTTGGCAGCAGTCCAGGCAATTGCCTTTGACAAAACAGGAACACTTACAAAAGGAAATCCAACTGTAACTGATATTTATGTGAAGGAAGGCTATAAGAAGGAAACGGTACTCCTTTATGCAGCAAGCATTGAAAATCACTCGAATCATCCACTAGCCAAAGCAATCGTGGAGAGTGCAGCTGCAACCCTTCAAAAGCCGCTTTTGGCACTTGCTAATGTTCAAAACAGCTCTGGTTGGGGCGTCACTGCAAATATTGATGGCGTAGAGTGGAAAATCGGAAAAGCAGATTTTGTGGGGACAAGTGAAGCAAAAAGCTTTCATGCTTCAATTTATGACCAGCTATCGCTGGAAGGAAAAACAGTAGTTTTTATTGCAACAAACGACGAAATAATCGCATGTATCGGTTTAAAGGATATTGTCCGCAAAGAAACACAAGCAGCAATTCAGCTATTGAAGGATTATCAAATTCATACACTTATGCTGACTGGTGACAGTGAAAAGACAGCCCATGCTATTGCCAAGGAAAGCAGTGTCCATGAGTATATAGCAGAATGTCTGCCAGAACAAAAGGTTGACCATATAAAGGCATTAAAGAATCGATATGGTATGGTGGCTATGGTTGGTGATGGCATCAATGATGCACCTGCACTTGCCACTGCACAAGTAGGAATTGCAATGGGCGGAGGGACAGATGTGGCCCTTGAGACAGCAGACATTGTTCTTATGAAGAATGATCTACCAAAAATTGCTGAAGCGATAAAATTATCAAAACGCATGAATAGAATCGTCAAACAAAATGTTGTATTCTCTATCTCTGTCATTATGCTCCTGATTATTTCTAATCTCTTGCAAGCAGTTGATCTTCCCTTCGGCGTAATCGGCCATGAAGGCAGCACCATTCTTGTCATTCTCAACAGTCTTCGTCTACTGCGGAGCTAA
- a CDS encoding YihY/virulence factor BrkB family protein, with product MGEATSFVKQLAVKIKNDDVFDLAAQLAYYFLLSIFPLIIFMMTLLPYLPITKDDLLNLISQFAPGDSMDIIETNLEQVLSRNGTLLSFGIIATIWSASNGLNAIIKALNKAYEVEETRSFIVARAMSVVLTLGMIAVVVIALLLPVFGEQIGVFLFSQFNLSDEFLSVWRALRFLVSPVILFIVFLALYWVAPNKKITCVSAIPGALFASIGWVLVSLGFSFYVGNFGNYSATYGGIGAIIVLMIWFYLTGIIIIIGGIVNAIFTSRKKKPC from the coding sequence ATGGGAGAGGCAACTAGTTTTGTGAAGCAATTAGCAGTAAAAATAAAAAATGATGATGTGTTTGATCTTGCGGCACAGCTCGCGTATTACTTTTTACTTTCAATTTTTCCGCTGATCATTTTTATGATGACATTATTGCCGTATTTGCCAATCACAAAGGATGATTTGTTAAATTTGATTTCACAATTTGCTCCAGGCGATAGTATGGATATCATTGAAACAAACCTGGAGCAAGTTCTCAGCAGAAACGGGACATTGCTTTCCTTTGGTATCATTGCAACAATTTGGTCTGCTTCAAATGGGTTGAATGCGATTATCAAGGCACTCAATAAAGCATATGAAGTAGAAGAAACACGTTCCTTTATTGTGGCAAGAGCCATGTCTGTTGTATTAACACTAGGTATGATTGCTGTTGTGGTAATCGCATTGCTGCTGCCAGTGTTTGGAGAGCAGATAGGTGTGTTTTTGTTTTCCCAATTCAATTTATCGGATGAGTTTTTAAGTGTTTGGAGAGCACTGCGCTTTTTAGTGTCTCCTGTCATCTTATTTATTGTTTTCCTTGCATTATATTGGGTAGCTCCAAACAAGAAAATCACTTGTGTAAGTGCCATTCCTGGTGCCCTTTTTGCATCAATAGGGTGGGTGCTTGTATCACTGGGCTTTTCCTTTTATGTAGGTAATTTCGGCAACTATTCAGCAACATATGGCGGGATTGGTGCAATTATCGTGCTAATGATCTGGTTTTATTTAACTGGAATTATTATCATCATTGGCGGAATTGTCAACGCGATATTCACAAGCCGTAAGAAGAAGCCTTGCTAA